The following is a genomic window from Micromonospora cathayae.
GGACCGGCTGGTCACCGCGCTCACCGCCACCGGCACGCTGCTCTTCGCCCAGCGGGTACGCCTGCTCGTCGCGCACCGGGTCGTCGACCCGGCCGGGCTGGCGGCGGCGCGCGCCGAGCTGGCCGGAGTGGACGAGGACGCCGCCGAGCTGCGGCTGTCGGTGAAGGAACGGGACGACTTCTTCACCACGTACTTCGTCTCCACCTGGTCGCCGTACGTCACGAAGGCGTGCGCCCGGCTGGGCCTGACGCCGACCGGGGTCACCATGATCTCGGTGCTGTTCGCGGCGGTCGCGGCGGTGCTGTTCGGCGTCGGCGGACGGCCGGCGCTGGTCACCGGCGGCATCCTGCTCTACCTCGGTTTCATGCTGGACTGCGTGGACGGGCAGTTGGCCCGGTACACCCGGAACTTCAGCCCGTGGGGCGGCTGGCTGGACACCATGGCCGACCGGGCCAAGGAGTACCTGGTCTACGCCGGTCTCGGGTTCGGGGTGACCCACGCCGGGCTGGGCAACGGCTGGGCGTTGGCGATCGCCGCGATGACGTTGCAGACCGTCCGGCACCTCACCGACGCCTGGTACGGCGTCCTGCACGACGAGGCGGCCCGCCGGCCGAAGGCGGCCACCCCCGGCGGGGGCATCGGCGACAAGCTCAACGCCGCGTCCAACCGGGTGCAGGCCGACACCGGCTCGCTGTCGTACTGGCTGAAGCGGACCGTGGTGTTCCCGATCGGGGAGCGGTGGGCGCTGATCGCGATCACCGCCGCGCTGTTCGATCCGCTGGTCAGCCTGGTCGCGGTGCTGGTCTGGGGCACGCTGGCGTTCGGGTACACCGGGGCGCTGCGTACCCTGCGGGCCCGGTTCATGCGGGTGCCGGCGCTCGGTACGGTCGACGCCGGTCTGCACCGGGACGACGGCGTGCTGCTGCGCCGCCTCGGTGGCCGGGTGCCGGCGCAGCTGCCGCTGGCCGTGCTGGCCGCCCTTGGCGCGTTCGCGCTGCTCGGCGCGGCGCTGGCCGGCTGGGACGGGGTGCGCTGGGCGGCGCCGGTGGCGCTGCTGGTGCTGCTCGCCGCCGGGCTGGCCGCCCGGGGCCGGGCGGACGGGGCGCTGGACTGGCTGGTGCCGGCCGCGTTGCGGGCCGCCGAGTACGTCTTCGCGATCGCCGTCGGGGTGGCCGGGGAGGTGCCGCTGCCGCTGGTCTTCGGGTACCTGTTCGTGCTGACCCTGCTGCACTACGACCTGGTGGCCCGGCTGGAGAAGCGGCAACCGGCCCCGCCGCTGCACGACGTGACGCTGGGCTGGGAGGGGCGTTCGATCCTGCTGACCGTGGCGCTGATCGCCGGATTTGCCACAGCCGGAATGGCTACACTCGGTACGTACCTTTTCGTGGTTTTCGTGATGAGTGTGGTCGCCGCCTGGGTGCTCGTGCCGGCCCGCGCGACGCGGTAGGCGACGCCGCTCGTCCGGCCTGACCGGGGGCGTCGCCCGAGGGACGGCCAGCGGTGGTGGAGGCCCGGGATGACGTTGGTCAGCTTCGTCGTACCGGTCCACCGGGTGCAGGGCTACCTGGGCGAATGCCTGGACTCGCTGCTCGGGCAGGCGTTCGGTGACGTCGAGGTGATCGCCGTCGACGACTGCTCACCCGACGCCAGCCCGGAGATCCTCACCTCGTACGCCGGCCGCGACCCCCGGGTCCGGGTGGTCCGGCTGACCGGCAACGTCGGTCTCGGTCCGGCCCGCAACGTCGGGCTGGACCGGGCCACCGGCGAGTACGTGTGGTTCGTCGACGGCGACGACTGGCTCGCCCCCGGCTGCCTGCCGGTGATCGCCGAGCGGCTCCGCGCCACCCGGCCGGACGTGCTGCTGGTCGACCACGTCCGGGTGCACTGGGACCACACCGTCACCCGCAGCGCGCTACGCGACCGGTACCCGGAGCCGGTCGGGCCGGAGACCTTCCGGCTGGCCGACCGGCCCGAGGTGGTCGGGCTGCTGCACACCGCCTGGAACAAGCTGGTCCGCCGGGAGTTCCTGGTCGGGCTCGGCCTGCGGTTCGCGCCCGGCTGGTACGAGGACGTGTCGTTCACGTACCCGGTGCTGCTGGCCGCCGAGCGGATCGGTCTGCTCGACCTGGTCTGCGTCAACTACCGGCAGCGCCGGACCGGGGCGATCACCCGCACCCCCGGGGACCGGCACTTCGACGTCTTCGCCCAGTGGGAGCGGGTGTTCCGGTTCCTGACCGAGCACCGGGCGGACGACCTGCACGGGCCGGGTGACCTCAAGCACGGGCCGGACGACCTCGCGCCCGGGGCGGGCGACCTGCACGCCGTCCTGTTCGAGCGGATGATCTGGCACTACCTGACGGTGCTCGGCAACGGGGAGCGGATCGCCCCCGAGCTGCGGGCGGCGTTCTTCGACCGGATCACCGCCGACCACGCCCGGTGGCGGCCACCGGGCGGCTACCGGTGGCCCGACGGCGCGGAGGGACTCAAGCACCGGCTGGTGGCGGCCGGCCGGTGGGGCACCTTCAGCGCGTTGCGCCGGGCCCGGCAGGCCGGCGCGACGGTACGCCGGACCGCGCGGACCACCCGGCGGTGGGGCGGACCGGTGCTGCGCGGCGCGGCCGGGCTGGGCCGGGACACCGTACGGCAGGCCTGGTACCAGGCGGAACTCCGCCGGCCGGTGGATCCGACGCTGGCCCTGTACGCGGCGTACTGGTACCGGGGGTACGCCTGCAACCCGGCGGCGATCCACGCCGCCGCCCGCCGACTGGCCCCGCAGGTCCGGGGCGTCTGGGTGGTGCGCCCGGACCGGGTCGACGCGCTGCCGCCCGGCGTCGAGTACGTGGTGGCCGGCACCCGGGCGTACTTCCGGGCGCTGGCCCGCGCCCGGTGGCTGGTCAACAACGTCAACTTCCCGGACCACCTGCGCAAACGGCCCGGCACCGTGCACGTGCAGACGCACCACGGCACCCCGGTCAAGGTGATGGGGTTGGACCAGCAGCGCTACCCGGCCGGCGCGCCCGGGATGGACTTCGCCGCGCTGCTGCGCCGGATCGACCGCTGGGACTTCAGCATCTCCTCGAACAGC
Proteins encoded in this region:
- a CDS encoding DUF5941 domain-containing protein, with amino-acid sequence MPGETVGHLVEQWRRAGVTEVRVAADLTELAALAERATGPVLLCGPDLVAHTTVLKHLATNPMAGTVALVLADPPAAGHAAVREERGQVVAVAPAGDLPDATGSFGGALRVAAADVPALVAAARTAATPVRTGPGAPPVAGAPRPGSASAPAAVPSGLADTATTTVAGGGVDRLVTALTATGTLLFAQRVRLLVAHRVVDPAGLAAARAELAGVDEDAAELRLSVKERDDFFTTYFVSTWSPYVTKACARLGLTPTGVTMISVLFAAVAAVLFGVGGRPALVTGGILLYLGFMLDCVDGQLARYTRNFSPWGGWLDTMADRAKEYLVYAGLGFGVTHAGLGNGWALAIAAMTLQTVRHLTDAWYGVLHDEAARRPKAATPGGGIGDKLNAASNRVQADTGSLSYWLKRTVVFPIGERWALIAITAALFDPLVSLVAVLVWGTLAFGYTGALRTLRARFMRVPALGTVDAGLHRDDGVLLRRLGGRVPAQLPLAVLAALGAFALLGAALAGWDGVRWAAPVALLVLLAAGLAARGRADGALDWLVPAALRAAEYVFAIAVGVAGEVPLPLVFGYLFVLTLLHYDLVARLEKRQPAPPLHDVTLGWEGRSILLTVALIAGFATAGMATLGTYLFVVFVMSVVAAWVLVPARATR
- a CDS encoding bifunctional glycosyltransferase/CDP-glycerol:glycerophosphate glycerophosphotransferase, producing MTLVSFVVPVHRVQGYLGECLDSLLGQAFGDVEVIAVDDCSPDASPEILTSYAGRDPRVRVVRLTGNVGLGPARNVGLDRATGEYVWFVDGDDWLAPGCLPVIAERLRATRPDVLLVDHVRVHWDHTVTRSALRDRYPEPVGPETFRLADRPEVVGLLHTAWNKLVRREFLVGLGLRFAPGWYEDVSFTYPVLLAAERIGLLDLVCVNYRQRRTGAITRTPGDRHFDVFAQWERVFRFLTEHRADDLHGPGDLKHGPDDLAPGAGDLHAVLFERMIWHYLTVLGNGERIAPELRAAFFDRITADHARWRPPGGYRWPDGAEGLKHRLVAAGRWGTFSALRRARQAGATVRRTARTTRRWGGPVLRGAAGLGRDTVRQAWYQAELRRPVDPTLALYAAYWYRGYACNPAAIHAAARRLAPQVRGVWVVRPDRVDALPPGVEYVVAGTRAYFRALARARWLVNNVNFPDHLRKRPGTVHVQTHHGTPVKVMGLDQQRYPAGAPGMDFAALLRRIDRWDFSISSNSFSTQMWERAYPAAYTTLEVGYPRNDRLVTATADEVAEVRAALGVAPGDRVVLYAPTHREHLPGYRPPFEPGRLLDALGPGGRLLVRGHYFHDREPAGVGWPVDHPRVTDVTGHEPVEDLYLAADVLVTDYSSAMFDYALLDRPIVLYVPDWPAYRLTRGVYFDVTAQPPGAVATTFAELLDVFGTGAADSAGADRDRQRFRARFCVWDDGRAAERVVRRVFLDESG